The following coding sequences are from one Aeromicrobium duanguangcaii window:
- the rpsG gene encoding 30S ribosomal protein S7 → MPRKGPAPKRPIETDPVYGSQLVTQLINKVLFDGKKQVAQRIVYTALEGTREKSGTDPVITLKRALDNVKPALEVKSRRVGGATYQVPVDVRPNRQTTLALRWLVKYSAERREKTMAERLMNELLDASNGLGASVKKREDTHKMAEANKAFAHYRW, encoded by the coding sequence ATGCCTCGTAAGGGTCCCGCTCCGAAGCGTCCGATCGAGACTGATCCCGTCTACGGCAGCCAGCTGGTCACCCAGCTGATCAACAAGGTTCTGTTCGACGGCAAGAAGCAGGTCGCGCAGCGCATCGTCTACACCGCCCTCGAGGGCACGCGTGAGAAGTCCGGCACCGATCCGGTCATCACGCTCAAGCGCGCGCTCGACAACGTCAAGCCCGCCCTGGAGGTCAAGAGCCGCCGTGTCGGTGGCGCCACCTACCAGGTGCCGGTCGACGTCCGTCCGAACCGTCAGACCACCCTCGCCCTGCGCTGGCTCGTCAAGTACAGCGCCGAGCGTCGCGAGAAGACCATGGCCGAGCGCCTCATGAACGAGCTGCTCGACGCCAGCAACGGTCTCGGTGCCAGCGTGAAGAAGCGCGAGGACACCCACAAGATGGCCGAAGCCAACAAGGCGTTCGCCCACTACCGCTGGTGA
- the rpsL gene encoding 30S ribosomal protein S12, which translates to MPTINQLVRKGRQSKVVKTNTPALKGSPQRRGVCTRVYTTTPKKPNSALRKVARVRLSSGTEVTAYIPGEGHNLQEHSIVLVRGGRVKDLPGVRYKIIRGSLDTQGVKGRKQARSRYGAKKEKS; encoded by the coding sequence GTGCCCACCATCAACCAGCTTGTCCGCAAGGGCCGCCAGAGCAAGGTCGTCAAGACCAACACGCCGGCCCTCAAGGGTTCGCCCCAGCGGCGCGGCGTGTGCACCCGCGTGTACACCACGACCCCGAAGAAGCCGAACTCCGCGCTGCGCAAGGTCGCCCGCGTCCGGCTCTCCAGTGGCACCGAGGTGACCGCCTACATCCCCGGCGAGGGCCACAACCTGCAGGAGCACTCGATCGTGCTCGTTCGCGGTGGTCGTGTGAAGGACCTCCCCGGTGTTCGCTACAAGATCATTCGCGGCTCGCTCGACACCCAGGGTGTCAAGGGTCGCAAGCAGGCTCGCAGCCGTTACGGCGCGAAGAAGGAGAAGAGCTGA
- a CDS encoding GntR family transcriptional regulator has translation MTARPTATDRVFALLRERIVGGELAAGSQHSIYRLSEQLDVSRTPVREAVLRLADLGLVEVERNRGIRIRGVTVSDVREVFELRLLLEVPAAAAAASRADQGLRSALAANIDVTREHARAGREADFTQVDRDFHALVASASQNTRLEAEVARLRDSIQARGVSTFGRSRPLAEVVAEHAPVADAIGRGEPEQAAVAMADHLEHTGTLLMGQVSGPGEVVDPRWAAPVRAAVSAAGSSMLLTDEPDEGPR, from the coding sequence GTGACGGCACGTCCCACCGCCACCGACCGGGTGTTCGCGCTCCTGCGCGAGCGCATCGTCGGCGGCGAGCTGGCTGCGGGGTCGCAGCACTCGATCTACCGGCTCTCCGAGCAGCTGGACGTGTCGCGCACGCCGGTGCGCGAGGCGGTGCTGCGACTGGCGGACCTGGGTCTGGTCGAGGTCGAGCGCAATCGCGGCATCCGCATCCGCGGCGTGACGGTCTCCGACGTGCGGGAGGTGTTCGAGCTGCGGCTCCTGCTGGAGGTGCCTGCCGCCGCGGCCGCAGCCAGTCGGGCCGATCAGGGACTCCGGTCCGCGCTGGCCGCCAACATCGACGTCACCCGCGAGCATGCGCGGGCGGGTCGCGAGGCCGACTTCACGCAGGTGGACCGGGACTTCCACGCCCTGGTCGCCTCCGCGTCGCAGAACACCCGGCTCGAGGCCGAGGTGGCGCGATTGCGGGACTCGATCCAGGCCCGCGGCGTCTCGACGTTCGGCCGCTCGCGCCCGCTGGCCGAGGTCGTCGCCGAGCACGCGCCGGTGGCCGATGCCATCGGGCGCGGCGAGCCCGAGCAGGCCGCCGTCGCGATGGCCGACCATCTCGAACACACCGGGACGCTGCTGATGGGCCAGGTGTCGGGTCCCGGCGAGGTCGTCGACCCCCGGTGGGCCGCGCCCGTGCGTGCGGCCGTCTCGGCGGCAGGCAGTAGCATGCTACTGACGGACGAACCCGACGAAGGACCGCGATGA
- a CDS encoding acyltransferase family protein yields MSRLDPLPISTSTPKERVAYLDNARYWVMLLVVVGHSLTELVVMDSARGVYTWIYAFHMPFFVLISGYTARHYVGDFRQIRRIVSTLIVPYLIVETGLQLITRHYDGEPEHWMILSPQWLGWFLAALFIWRLTTPIWRALKYPITTAVLISLLSGLIEIPNVLALPKVLGLLPFYVIGLHFDRALFLRLGRARIRMAAAVLLVGMFVLCQLYAQSWADRWPTTWLLWKARYDELDAGPIEGIATRAALLVIALVLTLAALSLVPRARSWTTTLGGRTFYCYLLHGFVILWLDRHFGLWERIEPYGATAVLGCIVVAIIVANVLMTKPVATVFRPVFEPRLTWMFRDPQEDSYHRGEHPDVWDRGVNEALPPRMDVPLSPRLR; encoded by the coding sequence ATGAGCCGACTCGACCCCCTGCCGATCAGCACCAGCACGCCCAAGGAGCGCGTCGCCTACCTGGACAACGCCCGCTACTGGGTGATGCTCCTGGTGGTCGTCGGCCACTCGCTGACCGAGCTGGTCGTGATGGACTCCGCCCGCGGCGTCTACACGTGGATCTACGCCTTCCACATGCCGTTCTTCGTCCTGATCTCGGGCTACACCGCGCGCCACTACGTCGGCGACTTCCGCCAGATCCGGCGCATCGTCTCGACGCTGATCGTTCCCTATCTGATCGTCGAGACCGGCCTGCAGCTCATCACACGGCACTACGACGGCGAGCCCGAGCACTGGATGATCCTGTCGCCGCAGTGGCTCGGCTGGTTCCTGGCCGCCCTGTTCATCTGGCGGCTGACCACGCCGATCTGGCGGGCGCTGAAGTATCCGATCACCACCGCCGTGCTGATCTCGCTGCTGTCGGGCCTCATCGAGATCCCGAACGTACTCGCGCTGCCGAAGGTCCTGGGCCTGCTGCCGTTCTACGTCATCGGCCTGCACTTCGACCGCGCGCTGTTCCTGCGCCTGGGCCGCGCCCGGATCCGGATGGCCGCCGCCGTCCTGCTGGTCGGGATGTTCGTCCTGTGCCAGCTGTACGCCCAGTCCTGGGCCGACCGCTGGCCGACGACCTGGCTGTTGTGGAAGGCCCGCTACGACGAGCTCGACGCCGGGCCGATCGAGGGCATCGCGACGCGCGCGGCCCTGCTGGTCATCGCGCTCGTGCTCACCCTGGCGGCGCTCTCGCTGGTGCCTCGGGCGCGGTCCTGGACCACGACGCTGGGCGGTCGCACCTTCTACTGCTACCTGCTGCACGGGTTCGTCATCCTCTGGCTCGACCGGCACTTCGGCCTCTGGGAGCGGATCGAGCCGTACGGCGCCACCGCCGTCCTGGGCTGCATCGTCGTGGCGATCATCGTGGCCAACGTCCTGATGACCAAGCCCGTCGCCACGGTGTTCCGCCCGGTCTTCGAGCCGCGGCTCACCTGGATGTTCCGTGATCCGCAGGAGGACTCCTACCACCGCGGCGAGCACCCGGACGTGTGGGACCGCGGCGTCAACGAGGCCCTCCCGCCGCGGATGGACGTGCCTCTCAGTCCTCGGCTGCGCTGA
- a CDS encoding hydroxyacid-oxoacid transhydrogenase: protein MFAPSQPETIFTYGAPALKFGPGARHEIAHDLGRFSARRVLLVTDAGVAATGAPQELADRIEATGVEAVVFDGTRVEPTDASLITAIDFARSHGPFDVVIAFGGGSSIDTAKAVNLLLTNEGELMDYVNVPVGRGQAPAKPLLPLIAVPTTTGTGSESTTICVLDVVAQHVKTGISHAALRPTYAVVDPELTITQPAGVTAASGLDILCHALESYTARPFTSYEAKAPQERVPYCGSNPIADLWAEKALTLMSTAFREAVRHGDDVAAREQMAMAATFAGLGFGNAGVHIPHANAYPIAGQVGDFHPDDYPKPDGTTGHGLVPHGMAVSITAPAAFRFTFEAAPDRHVRAARLLDPDAVMTDDPAELLPTVLTQVMRDVGIPSGLAELGFGQSDLPSLAEGTLKQQRLLATAPREVTEDDVVTILSGSVELW, encoded by the coding sequence ATGTTCGCGCCGAGCCAGCCCGAGACCATCTTCACCTATGGCGCGCCCGCGCTGAAGTTCGGACCGGGGGCGCGGCACGAGATCGCGCACGACTTGGGCCGGTTCTCGGCGCGCCGGGTCCTGCTGGTGACGGACGCCGGGGTCGCGGCCACGGGCGCGCCGCAGGAGCTCGCCGACCGGATCGAGGCCACGGGCGTCGAGGCCGTCGTGTTCGACGGGACGCGCGTCGAACCGACGGACGCCAGCCTCATCACGGCGATCGACTTCGCCCGCTCCCACGGCCCGTTCGACGTGGTGATCGCGTTCGGCGGTGGCAGCAGCATCGACACCGCCAAGGCGGTCAACCTGCTGCTGACCAACGAGGGCGAGCTGATGGACTACGTCAACGTCCCGGTCGGCCGCGGTCAGGCGCCGGCCAAGCCGCTGCTGCCGCTCATCGCCGTCCCGACCACCACGGGCACCGGCAGCGAGAGCACGACGATCTGCGTCCTCGACGTCGTGGCGCAGCACGTGAAGACGGGCATCTCGCACGCCGCGCTGCGTCCGACCTACGCGGTGGTCGACCCCGAGCTGACGATCACGCAGCCCGCGGGCGTCACGGCCGCGTCGGGACTGGACATCCTGTGCCACGCGCTGGAGAGCTACACGGCGCGCCCCTTCACCTCCTACGAGGCCAAGGCGCCCCAGGAGCGCGTGCCGTACTGCGGCTCCAACCCCATCGCCGACCTGTGGGCCGAGAAGGCGCTGACCCTCATGAGCACGGCGTTCCGCGAGGCCGTCCGCCACGGCGACGACGTGGCCGCGCGCGAGCAGATGGCGATGGCGGCGACCTTCGCCGGCCTGGGGTTCGGCAACGCCGGCGTGCACATCCCGCACGCCAACGCGTACCCGATCGCCGGGCAGGTCGGTGACTTCCACCCGGACGACTACCCGAAGCCGGACGGCACGACCGGCCACGGCCTGGTGCCCCACGGCATGGCCGTCTCCATCACCGCTCCGGCGGCGTTCCGGTTCACGTTCGAGGCCGCGCCGGACCGGCACGTGCGCGCAGCCCGGCTGCTGGATCCGGACGCCGTGATGACCGACGACCCGGCCGAGCTGCTGCCCACCGTGCTAACGCAGGTGATGCGCGACGTGGGCATCCCCTCCGGGCTCGCCGAGCTCGGGTTCGGCCAGTCCGACCTGCCCTCGCTGGCCGAGGGCACCCTGAAGCAGCAGCGACTGCTGGCGACCGCCCCGCGCGAGGTCACCGAGGACGACGTCGTGACGATCCTGTCCGGCTCGGTCGAGCTGTGGTGA
- a CDS encoding FAD-binding and (Fe-S)-binding domain-containing protein has translation MTTPRLDDRLDTTGDVVAALERAGVRDVDSSSLARALYSSDASLYRVEPTVVVRPHDLDEIHAVVEACRTTGTPLTSRGAGTSIAGNAIGTGVVLDFSRHMNRIIAIDEATRTAEVQPGVVHAALQRVAAPLGLRYGPDPSTHTRCTVGGMIGNNACGNRALGYGRSADNVAALDLLTLAGERFQVGRDVAVTSDRLEGLRSLVGANLSTVRTEFGRFGRQVSGYSLEHLLPERGFDVASFMAGTEGTLAVTLGATVDLVRDAPVRHLVVLSFPSMAEAADHVPAILPFEPIACEGLGGRIVEVYRAAHGASSVPDLPSGDGFLYVELAGDDAAELQAQADRVVRASGALGHRHVTSPIEQSVLWRIREEGAGLASRAWDRPALAGWEDAAVPPEHLGRYLREFEDLLVQHDLHGTLFGHFGDGCVHVRIDFPLDAPDGHRGFRSFLTDAATLAASHGGSFSGEHGDGRARSELLPLMYSPEAIGLFEQVKHVFDPEDLLNPGVLVRPRPVESDLRGLGAGWPPGLPAGRKGLRLLHDDGDFGAAVHRCTGVGKCLAAPASGVMCPSFQATRNEKDSTRGRARVLQEMVDGRLVDGGWSSPEVHEALDLCLSCKGCVGDCPTGVDMATYKSEVLHQTYRGRLRPRSHYILGRLPFWARLTAPIAQLANLALRMPGLAHVGRWIAGVDQRRSLPQFATRTFSKVAADERTSTGGDPVLLWADSFTEYFSTDAGRAAVRLLEAAGYEIRLLERQQCCGLTWISTGQLDHAAELAAAAVDQLHPYVEAGIPVVGLEPSCLAVLRTDAVELVDDARAAEVAKGVFTLAELLADREELEVPDLSGQTVVVQPHCHQASVLGFDADLRLLSRTGAHVVRVGGCCGLAGNFGVEKGHYEVSVAVAETQLLPAVREAGPDAIVVADGFSCRMQLDDLADVRAVHLAQLLLGER, from the coding sequence ATGACCACGCCCCGCCTGGACGACCGCCTCGACACCACCGGTGACGTCGTGGCGGCACTCGAGCGAGCCGGCGTGCGCGACGTGGACTCGTCCTCCCTGGCGCGCGCGCTCTACAGCTCGGACGCCTCGCTCTACCGCGTCGAGCCCACGGTCGTCGTGCGGCCGCACGACCTCGACGAGATCCATGCCGTGGTGGAGGCGTGCCGGACGACGGGGACGCCGCTGACGTCGCGCGGCGCGGGCACCTCGATCGCCGGCAACGCGATCGGGACCGGCGTGGTGCTCGACTTCTCGCGGCACATGAACCGGATCATCGCGATCGACGAGGCCACCCGCACCGCCGAGGTGCAGCCCGGCGTCGTGCATGCCGCCCTGCAGCGCGTGGCGGCCCCGCTGGGGTTGCGCTACGGCCCCGACCCCTCGACCCACACTCGCTGCACGGTCGGCGGCATGATCGGCAACAACGCGTGCGGCAACCGCGCGCTGGGCTACGGCCGCAGCGCCGACAACGTCGCGGCGCTCGACCTGCTGACGCTGGCGGGGGAGCGGTTCCAGGTCGGCCGGGACGTCGCGGTGACGTCCGACCGGCTGGAGGGCCTGCGCTCGCTGGTCGGCGCCAACCTCTCGACCGTCCGCACCGAGTTCGGCCGGTTCGGTCGCCAGGTGTCGGGCTACAGCCTCGAGCACCTGCTGCCCGAGCGTGGCTTTGACGTCGCCTCGTTCATGGCCGGCACCGAGGGCACGCTCGCCGTGACCCTGGGCGCCACCGTCGACCTCGTGCGGGACGCGCCGGTGCGCCACCTGGTGGTGCTGTCCTTCCCGTCCATGGCCGAGGCCGCCGACCACGTCCCGGCGATCCTGCCCTTCGAGCCGATCGCCTGCGAGGGACTGGGCGGGCGCATCGTCGAGGTCTACCGCGCGGCCCACGGCGCCTCCTCGGTCCCGGACCTGCCGAGCGGCGACGGGTTCCTCTACGTCGAGCTCGCGGGTGACGACGCCGCCGAGCTGCAGGCCCAGGCCGACCGAGTCGTCCGCGCCTCGGGAGCCCTGGGGCACCGCCACGTCACGTCGCCGATCGAGCAGTCGGTGCTGTGGCGGATCCGCGAGGAGGGCGCCGGCCTGGCGTCGCGGGCCTGGGATCGTCCGGCGCTGGCCGGCTGGGAGGACGCCGCGGTCCCGCCGGAGCACCTCGGCCGGTACCTGCGGGAGTTCGAGGACCTGCTCGTCCAGCACGACCTGCACGGCACGCTGTTCGGTCACTTCGGCGACGGCTGCGTCCACGTGCGCATCGACTTCCCCCTCGACGCGCCGGACGGGCATCGGGGCTTCCGCTCCTTCCTCACCGACGCGGCCACCCTCGCGGCGAGCCACGGCGGATCGTTCTCCGGCGAGCACGGCGACGGCCGCGCCCGCTCCGAGCTGCTGCCGCTGATGTACTCGCCCGAGGCCATCGGCCTGTTCGAGCAGGTCAAGCACGTCTTCGATCCCGAGGACCTGCTGAACCCGGGCGTGCTGGTCCGGCCCCGGCCGGTGGAATCCGACCTGCGCGGCCTGGGCGCCGGGTGGCCCCCGGGCCTGCCGGCGGGCCGCAAGGGCCTGCGGCTGTTGCACGACGACGGCGACTTCGGCGCTGCGGTGCACCGGTGCACCGGCGTGGGCAAGTGCCTCGCCGCGCCGGCCTCGGGCGTCATGTGCCCCTCCTTCCAGGCGACCCGCAACGAGAAGGACTCCACCCGCGGCCGGGCCCGCGTGCTGCAGGAGATGGTCGATGGCCGGCTCGTGGACGGCGGCTGGTCCAGCCCGGAGGTCCACGAGGCGCTCGACCTGTGCCTGTCGTGCAAGGGCTGCGTGGGCGACTGCCCCACCGGCGTCGACATGGCGACCTACAAGTCCGAGGTCCTGCACCAGACCTATCGCGGCCGACTGCGTCCGCGCAGCCACTACATCCTGGGCCGGCTGCCGTTCTGGGCGCGGCTCACGGCCCCGATCGCCCAACTGGCGAACCTCGCCCTGCGGATGCCGGGCCTGGCGCACGTGGGCCGCTGGATCGCGGGCGTCGACCAGCGGCGCAGCCTGCCGCAGTTCGCCACGCGCACGTTCTCGAAGGTCGCCGCCGATGAGCGCACCAGCACCGGGGGCGACCCCGTGCTGCTGTGGGCCGACTCCTTCACCGAGTACTTCTCCACGGACGCGGGGCGCGCCGCGGTCCGCCTGCTGGAGGCCGCGGGGTACGAGATCCGGCTGCTCGAGCGCCAGCAGTGCTGTGGCCTGACCTGGATCTCGACCGGACAGCTGGACCACGCCGCCGAGCTGGCCGCCGCCGCGGTCGACCAGCTGCATCCCTACGTCGAGGCGGGCATCCCCGTCGTGGGTCTGGAGCCCTCGTGCCTCGCGGTGCTGCGCACCGACGCGGTCGAGCTCGTGGACGACGCTCGCGCCGCCGAGGTGGCGAAGGGCGTGTTCACGCTCGCCGAGCTGCTCGCCGACCGCGAGGAGCTCGAGGTGCCCGACCTGTCCGGCCAGACCGTCGTGGTCCAGCCGCACTGCCACCAGGCGTCGGTCCTGGGCTTCGATGCCGACCTGCGGCTGCTGTCGCGCACGGGCGCCCATGTGGTGCGAGTCGGCGGCTGCTGCGGACTGGCAGGCAACTTCGGCGTCGAGAAGGGCCACTACGAGGTCTCGGTCGCCGTGGCGGAGACGCAGTTGCTGCCGGCCGTGCGCGAGGCCGGACCCGACGCGATCGTCGTCGCCGACGGCTTCAGCTGCCGGATGCAGCTCGACGACCTCGCCGACGTCCGCGCCGTGCACCTGGCCCAGCTGCTGCTGGGGGAGCGCTGA